The Euwallacea similis isolate ESF13 chromosome 25, ESF131.1, whole genome shotgun sequence DNA window ataacttttgacctacttattatgaaaaaaaagaaactccTCCTTTTGGGGACCCCATCTGAAGACATACTGTGTACCAATGAAATATGTCTTTTCGGAAACAATGATCTAGATCAGATAGATCCTTGCTTGAAGTAATTTTCCACCAATCGAGTTGATGCTCGATGATCGCAAGCCAGGGCGATGGGTTCAAAATCAACTTATAAGGATTTATACGATCTCGCTCATCGTTTTCAAAAAGGCCTAATATGGAATTTTAATGGATTATCTTACGGTTTACCTCAACCGAACTATAAATCCAGCTTTTACCAACGTAATTTTCACATTATTCAGAACAGCAAAGCATCTTGTGCACTTACCGGGGGTAAAGCATTTATATCCAACATCCTATACAAACTAGACTGAGCGATCTGGCCTGTGCAGGTTTGCACAGTTTCTCCTTCCGCTAGACACTGTATCTTCTTATCGTCAAAAATGGtacctgaaaatttaaaaaaatggatccctgaaattcaaaaaaattatcagaaaatCACCTTGTGGACAACTCAGTACCAAAATCTTGAAATCCTGCTGTCCGTCACTAGATGTGCATTGGTAGAACAAATTACAGTACTTTGGATGTCTTCGGAAACCAGTTGGACAAACCAATGCGATCTGGTCACCCTCCAACTGGCCTATTGGGCATTCAGCCATGTGGGTAGCATTTCCTGTGAAGAAATTGGACATTTGTGTTTGTTTGAGATTGAGTAAGTTGATATAGTGAACGAGTATACAGAATGTTAGGTACATAGGGTTTGTGAATTCGAacgaacttttttaatttgaaatgcaCACTTGGTGATTGTAAACCCATAATTTGTTAGGCAGAGGTGCATATACTCGATTTAAGAATGACTGATTAGTTACTATAAACAGGTTTGTTGGGCAATAGTTCGGTGTAATAATGTCCGCTAATTTTAACCcacaaaatgaaacatataAAATTGACTAAAAACAAAGCATATTGCCCAAGTAATCTGTAATCAATGAATAGCCCAAAATGTGCATAACACATGCTGCTGCTGGTGAAAACAACAAATGGAGGatcataaattatgaaataatctCATAGAAACCTAGTTAGTAGGTACTGTCATGACAAAAACACTTAATGCAGGTGAATGAGTGACCAAACCTTAACATTATAGTGCAACATCAGGCCCATAGGTGCAAAATCCCGAATCATTCATCGACCCAATTTACCTCCGGTGGTGGTACTAAATCCAGTAGTACTTTCAGTATTGTCAAAAGTACTCTGTTCAGTACCTATGTCAATACTTGTGCTGTCTGTATTCTGCTCTGTACTAACCACTTCATGTTCTGTTTGGTTTGAGGGTTCTACTGTCTGCATTGTAAATGGGGTGAATGTGGTGGTACTGCTTACTAAGGTGGTGTCAGGAAGTTCCGTGTTCTCTACAGTACTAGGTGTATTTGGTTCTGAATTAGGCTCAGCTGTAGGAAGCTGTGTGAAAGTCGTCTGCTCTGGCACCATAGTGCTACTCTCAGTGTTAAGTGTTGTTTCATGTGGTCCAAACGTTGTGgtacttaaaatattaatttcttcagtTGTTTGTGTTGTTTGTTCTGGTTGCAGAGAAGAACTCGCAACGACCGATAAAGTAGTACTTTCTAAGGTCGCGTCGGGAAGTTCCGTGTTTTCTACAGTATTTAGCTCTGAGTTAGGCTCAACTGTTGCAAGCTGTGTTAGAGTCGTCTGCTCTGGGACCAAAGTGCTGCTCTCAGTGTTAAGTGTTGTTTCATATGGTCCCAACGTGGTGGTACTTAGTGtatttatttcttcagttATTTGTGTCGTTTGTTCTGGTCGCAGGGAAGAACTCTCGACGACCGATAAAGTACTACTTTCAGGAACAGATGAATTTTCTGTGGAAATGGTAGTACTTTCTCTTTCAGTAAAGCTTTGGTCCGCAGTGGTACTTTCCACCGTAACAGGTGAGGTATGATCAGTTTCAGTACTCTCAGTAATTAGTGTTGTAGTAGTTCCACTATCTGCAACTATTGTAGTGTCAATTGCATGCAATTGTTGTGTACTACTTTCGGTGTATGGCAGGAATGTGGTAGATTCAGTGTTTTTGTCTGATTCAATGCTAAATGTGGCAGTTGTATTTGGTAGAGTAACAGTTTCAGTAGAGTCTATAATCAGAGAACTGCTTTCAGTGACCACAGTTTCTACAGGGGTTGTACTAGTTTCTGTGTAAGTAGGTGTTAAAGCGGtacttaaaattgtaataGTTTCTGTAGTTGAAATAGCCGGAGATTCTGTATTAAAAGTTAAGTCAGTAGTGCTCACTACATCTGTAGTAATTGTGTGATCTGTAATTATTGTTGATGTACTTTCGCTAAGTTCAGTGGTGCTTTGAATATCGGAACCTGATAGTGTCAACTCTGTAGTACTCATAGTACTCAATGATCCAAGTTCATCGAGTGTGGGAAAGATTTCTGTAGTAGTGGGTTCTGAAGTTGGTATTGTGGTTTCTATAGTAGGCTCAGTAAATGCACTAACTGTAGATCCAATTTCCTCATTAGTAGATATACCAGTCACATCTAAGGTGGTGGTAgactcaaaataaaatgtagtacTTTCAGTACTGTACTCTGAAGTGTAATCTGTGGTGAGGAGTGTTGTTGGCTCATTAATCAGTGTGCTTGTTGTGAGTAAGGTAGTACCAAAAtctacattaaattaaatttgatttacatTCGTTTTTTCAATTAGTGGTCAGTGCTTAAGACAATGCGATTAAAATTGGATTACTTACCCTCAGTAGTACTCTCAGTTTCTGAAAGCGGAGTACTCGTTGACCAACTAGCAGTTGGTCTTGCAGTACCTGAAGACTCTTCCTTTATTGGGTAACCTGTAGTGGTAGTGGTAATTTCCGAGCCAGGTAAGGTGGTAccctaaaaacaaaaacataaaacctttctctaaaaaaacagaattacATACTACTAGAGAAGGTTCTTGACTTCTACAAACACCTTCCACCTCCCAAGGATGATTGCAAGTGAGTCTTTGCTGATCCCAAACAGTCCCAGGACCACAAGAGAATTCATGCTGGATGTACCCACCACGCCCATTCGCCACACACCTGTAAAACTTGGAACAATTTTGCTCATGTCCTAAATAACCGTCTTGAGTGCATGATCCACTTGAAGTCGGAGATGTTTCATTGAGGGCTGGAGGTAATTGATCAATACTACCAGGACCTGATTGAGCAGGAATGATtcaattgttatttttggaaatttaattagcgCATTTACCTTCAGGAGCCTGCGGAGACATTTGACTGCATCTTCCTCCAACAGCCGAAGGATGATTGCAAGAAAAGATGCTTTGATCCCAGACAGTTCCCGTACCACAAGTGTACTCGTACTTGGTCAAAACCTGTCCACTGTTCACGCACCTGTAGAACTTTGCGCAATTCTTCTCGTCTTCCACATAGCCTTCTTTAACACATTGATTATTGACAATTTCTCCAGGGTAAACTTGTTCAGTATTAGTCTGGTTTTTACAATTGCATGGGCGGTCTACCGAACTTGTATTTTGACCAGTTGGTTGAGTGACACTGGATGTTCCAGTACCACTTGGCTGGTTAGGATATGGTTCATTAGGCCTTGATTGATTTGGATCAGGTTCTTGAGTGATTCCAGTTGGTTGTTGAGGACCACTGGTTTGGTTGGAGACATTCGTTGGGTTTGGTGTGGTAGgttgattaaaatttgatgGTTGACTGGGACCACTTGGTCGAGACTCTTCTTGTCCAGGGTTGACTATACCAGGTTGAGCAGAATAACAACTTCCTCTTACAGCATAAGGATAATTGCAAGTTTGAGTATCTTGGTCCCAAACGGTGGCATCACCACAATTATAGTCATATTTAGTGAAGCCTCCCCTTCCATTATCAACGCATCTGTAGAATTTCTTACAATTTCGTTGATCACCAACAAAACCACTAGAGGCGCACAGGTCATTAATTAACTGACCAGGTCTCTCGGTGGTTGGTCTAGTTGGTTGACCGGTTGGTGATCCCGGCTGTTGAGTTGGTCCACTAGGTAGGTTGGGTTGGCTTGGGCCTATAGGTTGTGATGGTTTATTTGGATACGTTGGTTGACTTGCCGTTTCTGGTTGGTATGGTTCATTAGGTTGGGCTGGTCCTGTAGCTTGAGATGGTCCATTTGGATAAGTTGGCTGATTTGGATTACTTGGTTGATTTGAAGTTCCAGTTTGAGTGGGTTGAATATTgtctaagaaaaataattgttgtgTTCTTCTGTATTAACGAATTCTTAGAGATTTCAGGCCTTACCAGGAGAGGCTGATTGATAGCAATTTCCAGAAGCCAAGAAAGCATGGTTACAGGACAAAATGCTCTGATTCCAGACTGTTCCATTCCCACAAAGATACTCATATTTGATGTAACCTCCCTGGCCATTTTCAACGCATCTGTAGAATTTCTGACAATTCTGATTGTCACCTATGAAACCTTCTTGAGAGCATAGATTGTTAGTCAGTTGTCCCTGAGTAGCAGAGCCAGCTGGGCTCGTAATGGATGTAGTTCCTTGACTTCCAGTACTGCCACCAGTTGGTTGCTGAGCACCTTGTTGGTTCCATCCTCCTTGGTTTTGCGACGTACCTATGTAGagcctcaaattaaaaattgttcaaagaataattaaataattttacttaCTACCAGTTGTAGTACTGCCTTGATTTCCAGGAGTGGTTCCAGATTGTTGCTGATTGGAACCTGACCCTGTTTGCTGTTGTGATCCTTGTTGGTTCCATCCTCCCTGATTTTGTGATGTACCTTTGAGTTAACTCTCATTAATCTTTATCcacaaaagtgaaaaaatttgCCTTACCGCTATTCAAACTTCCTTCTTGATTTCCAGATGGTTGCTGATTGGGGCCTGTTTGCTGCTGAGGACCTTGTTGGTTCCATCCTCCCTGATTTTGTGATGTACCTTTGAATTGCCTCTCATTAACCTTTATCCACGAAAGTAAGAAGATTTGTCTTACCGCTATTTGAACCACTTCCTTGTGTTCCAGATTGTTGTTGATTGGAACCTGATCCTGTTTGCTGTTGCGATCCTTGTTGGTTCCACCCTCCCTGATTTTGTGATGTACCTTTGAATTGACTTTCATTCATCTTTATCCACagaaatgagaaaatttgTCTTACCGCTATTTGAACCACTTCCTTGTGTTCCAGATTGTTGTTGATTGGAACCTGATCCTGTTTGCTGTTGTGATCCTTGTTGGTTCCATCCTCCCTGATTTTGTGATGTACCTTTGAGTTAACTCTCATTAATCTTTATCcacaaaagtgaaaaaatttacCTTACCGCTATTCAAACTTCCTTCTTGATTTCCAGATGGTTGCTGATTGGGGCCTGTTTGCTGCTGAGGACCTTGTTGGTTCCATCCTCCCTGATTTTGTGATGTACCTTTGAATTACCTCTCATTAACCTTTATCTACGGAAGTAAGAAAATTTGGCTTACCAGCATTTGAACTTCCTCCTTGATTTCCCGATTGTTGCTGATTGGGGCCTGTTTGCTGCTGAGAACCTTGTTGGTTCCATTCTCCCTGATTTTGTGATGTACCTTTGAATTGCCTCTCATTAACCTTTATCCACGAAAGTAAGAAGATTTGGCTTACCGCTATTTGAACCACCTCCTTGTGTTCCAGATTGTTGTTGATTGGAACCTGATCCTGTTTGGTGTTGCGATCCTTGTTGGTTCCACCCTGCCTGATTTTGTGATGTACCTTTGAATTGACTCTCATTAGCCTTTATCCACagaaatgagaaaatttgCCTTACCGCTATTTGAACCACCTCCTTGTGTTCCAGATTGTTGCTGATTGGAACCTGACCCTGTTTGCTGTTGCGATCCTTGTTGGTTCCACCCTCCCTGATTTTGTGATGTACCTTTGAATTGACTATCATTAGGCTTTATCCACAGAAGTGAGAAAATTTGCCTTACCGCTATTTGAACCACCTCCTTGTGTTCCAGATTGTTGGTGATTGGAACCTGATCCTGTTTGCTGTTGAGATCCCTGTTGATTCCAGCCTTCTTGAGTTTGCATGGTACCTATAAAGAGTTCTAGCTTTATAAACATGCGAATAAAATTATCCGTAGTATTACCTCCTTGATTTGATCCTGTTGGAGACGTAATTCCAGTCTGAGCTGAGTAGCACCTCCCTCTCACAGAGTGCGCGTAGTTACACGTTTGCAATCCATCATCCCAAACTGTTCCATCCACACAAGTAAAGTCATACTTTATGTAACCTCCTTGACCATTTTCTACACATCGGTAAAACTTCTTGCAGTTTTCACTGTCACCAACAAAACCACTCAAAGCACACTGGTTATTAACTATCTGACCAGGTCTCTCCGTGGTAGATTGGTTTCCTGAAGATCCACTTAATTGATTCATGCCACCAGTTGTTTGCTGAGATCCGGTTTGTTGGTTTTGATTCTGCTGGGATTGGCTTGAATTGGACTGGTCAGTACCCGCCTGTCCAGACTGGTTGCTGCCCACTTGCTGAGTTTGACCTGTTGATCCAGATTGCTGATTTTCTTGATTTGATTGTCCAGCAGTTCCAGTTTGCCAACTttgattgttattttgattttgaccGGAAGTAGTACCACCAGACCCAGTTTGCTGGTTTTGGTTTGAGATCGATCCGGTTTGTTGCGACTGACTTGAACTCGATGATCCTGCTACAGGAAAGTTTTCGATAATGGACTGGGGTAACATGACTCTCAGTGGGTAATAAAAGTGATTTTGAAACAGGTACAAACATGCCATGCCACATTGAAAGCTAGTGTAATTGTGGAATATAAAATCTGTTTAAGTGCTAAGCATAGTTGTGCAGTGTTCAACTGTGATATAACTAAAGGGTAAGCAAAACATGCATGTTCGGATATCGAATCCCATGACGCTGATACCATATTTTCATATGATTTTCTTGTACGTGTGGTCGTGGTTCCTATAGCAgtaagaaaaacatttgatCTTTAAAATCATTTCTAAAAATCTTCAACAACGAACAACACTAAACCAACCAAATTCAattgatatatgtatatttaattactaaattttttcataCCTCCTTGTGTCCCTATTTGAGAAGATCCCTGAGTACCACCCTGATTTTGAGGTAGAGCAGCATAACATCGTCCCTTCACATAATAAGAATAATTGCAAGTCTGTGCATCCTGATCCCAAACTGTATCCTTTCCACAATTAAACTCGTACTTAATATAACCTCCCTGACCATTTTCCACACATCTATAgaattttttgcagttttgaTTATCACCAACAAAACCACTAGATGTACATTGGTTATTGACTAACTGTCCAGGACTTTCGGTGCTTGGACCTAACTGTGGAGGCTGTTGTGTCGTTTGTCCAGGAGTTTGGATCTGGTTCCCTGAACCTTaaagatttcaattttcaaataaagaaatttagaCCTGAAGTGTAAGAATGTACCTCCTTCACTTGGAGGCAATCCAGGCTGAGCGACATAACATCTACCTGTCACAAGATAAGGATAATTGCATGATAACTCTAGCTGATCCCAAACCGTATTATTAGGGCATTTGAATtcatattttatcaattttcttctttcatcAGAGACACACCTGGAATATCGCGAATCAGTGAATAAGAAATCTAGCGCAAGAAATTATACGACCAACCTATAAAACTTCTTACAGTCTCTCTCATCATCAACAAATCCTTCTTTAACACAATCCCCACTTGAATTTATTGCACCAGGCTGCGCTTGGTACTGCCCTCCAGATTCAATTTGATTACTAGATTGACCACTTTGATGACTTGAAGAACCTTGGTTAGAGCCAGTGTTTGTTCCTGATTGGTTAAAAGCACTACCACTAGATTGATTGTTTTCAGAATTTGAACCAGTTTGGCTAGAAGAGGAACTGCCGTTCTGATTACCACCAGAAGTACCACTACTTGACCCAGGTTGATTAGAACCACTACTTTGATTGCTTCCAGAACTTGTTGAGCTTGATTGATTTGTTCCTGAAGAGCTTGATCCAGATTCGTTAGCATTACTGCCAGCTTGATTATTTCCAGATGATGATGAACCTGAACTACCTCCCTGACTACTTCCAGAATTTATTGAGCTTGACTGATTAGTACCACTCTGTGTTAATCCAGATTGACTAGAACTTGTAGAACTACTCTCGGTATTTCCAGATACTGAGGAACTTGTCCCAGACTGGTTATCATTTCCTTCGTGGTTAGTTCCAGATGACTGATTTGTACCAGAGGTTGAACTTGATTCAGACTGATTAGAACCGGAGCTGCTACTATTAGAACTCGAACCAGATTGACTTGAACTACTAGAATTATTGTTCCCAGAAGTAAAGGAGCTCGATTCAGAGCTACTTCCTTGACCACTTCCAGAACTTGATGAACTACCACTTTGACTAGATGTCTCTTGGCTTCCAGTCTGGCCTGAGAATGAACTTCCAGACTGCTGATTGTTACTAATGTCAGTAGTTTGTTGATTAGAAGTGGATGAACTTCCTTGCTGAGTCGAGGAGCTTCCAGATTGTTGATTACTGCTAGAACTCTCCTGACTAGAACTTGAGCCTCCAGATTGTTGATTGTTGTTATTACTAGAGCTTTGTTGGTTTGAGGTTCCACTAGATTGTTGATTATTATTGCTGCTAGAACTTTGTTGATTTGAAGATCCTCCAGTTTGTTGGTTATTATTGCTACTGGAGCTTTGTTGACTAGATGAAGTTCCGGATTGTTGTTGGTTAGTATTGCTGTTTGAGCTTTGTTGGTTGGACGTTGATGATGAGCTACTAATTTGCtggttattattattgctggGGCTTTGTTGATTGGATGACGATCCCCAGCCTGATTGTTGGTTATTATTAGACCCTTGTTGCTGGCCGCTTGATGAAGATTGCTGGTTATTGTCACTACTGGAACCTTGCTGAGTGGATGATTGCCAATTACCACTAGACTGACCAGAACCGGAGAATTGGTTGCTTGATCCTTGTTGACTAAACTGATCACCAGAACTACTTCCTAAAGATTGAAAACGGTGATACTTAACTTTGCAGGTAGTTGAAAGAATATATATCTATGTACATAAAAACTTAGCCTTCGAAGATTTCGTTTCCATCAAATATGCACTTGCCGATTTACAGCAAAGATTTATTTCTTACCTGAATTTTGACCCGAAGAAGACGTAGTACTGTTTTGATAACTAGAGCTACTGGAGGAACTAGTGGAAGAGCTAGAACTAGAAGAGGCTTGTGAGGTACTATTTGAAAAAGTGCTAGAACTATTTTGTGCGGAGGAATTAGAAGTGCTTTCTTGCCACGTGCCAATACTAGATTGCATGCTACTTTGTgcattttttagtaataactGACCACCATCTGCTTCTTGGGTGCAATCAATTCTCTGCACAGCCCACGGGTAGTTGCAGGTAATTGCTGATGGATCAAAAATAGTTC harbors:
- the LOC136416871 gene encoding hornerin-like isoform X7 — its product is MQLMGVSLIGLLAVGCIFGEAAYDNDFRFFDYDYLLEPNVRNSRQVGQDNSYSCSSEGIFHDNANCRRFYRCVPNGNRGYIPYAFECSVGTVYDPTIAACNYPYASSREECGGNDVEPPRPIQTFSTTMEPIISSSSSYWSSSTSSFESSDASTVASAPNRCTSAGFRQDSVNCRKFYRCIDNGLQGYTQYEFTCAPGTIFDPSAITCNYPWAVQRIDCTQEADGAGSSSSSQSQQTGSISNQNQQTGSGGTTSGQNQNNNQSWQTGTAGQSNQENQQSGSTGQTQQVGSNQSGQAGTDQSNSSQSQQNQNQQTGSQQTTGGMNQLSGSSGNQSTTERPGQIVNNQCALSGFVGDSENCKKFYRCVENGQGGYIKYDFTCVDGTVWDDGLQTCNYAHSVRGRCYSAQTGITSPTGSNQGGTMQTQEGWNQQGSQQQTGSGSNHQQSGTQGGGSNSGTSQNQGGWNQQGSQQQTGSGSNQQQSGTQGGGSNSGTSQNQAGWNQQGSQHQTGSGSNQQQSGTQGGGSNSGTSQNQGEWNQQGSQQQTGPNQQQSGNQGGSSNAGTSQNQGGWNQQGSQQQTGSGSNQQQSGTQGSGSNSGTSQNQGGWNQQGSQQQTGSGSNQQQSGTTPGNQGSTTTGSTSQNQGGWNQQGAQQPTGGSTGSQGTTSITSPAGSATQGQLTNNLCSQEGFIGDNQNCQKFYRCVENGQGGYIKYEYLCGNGTVWNQSILSCNHAFLASGNCYQSASPDNIQPTQTGTSNQPSNPNQPTYPNGPSQATGPAQPNEPYQPETASQPTYPNKPSQPIGPSQPNLPSGPTQQPGSPTGQPTRPTTERPGQLINDLCASSGFVGDQRNCKKFYRCVDNGRGGFTKYDYNCGDATVWDQDTQTCNYPYAVRGSCYSAQPGIVNPGQEESRPSGPSQPSNFNQPTTPNPTNVSNQTSGPQQPTGITQEPDPNQSRPNEPYPNQPSGTGTSSVTQPTGQNTSSVDRPCNCKNQTNTEQVYPGEIVNNQCVKEGYVEDEKNCAKFYRCVNSGQVLTKYEYTCGTGTVWDQSIFSCNHPSAVGGRCSQMSPQAPEGPGSIDQLPPALNETSPTSSGSCTQDGYLGHEQNCSKFYRCVANGRGGYIQHEFSCGPGTVWDQQRLTCNHPWEVEGVCRSQEPSLVGTTLPGSEITTTTTGYPIKEESSGTARPTASWSTSTPLSETESTTEVADSGTTTTLITESTETDHTSPVTVESTTADQSFTERESTTISTENSSVPESSTLSVVESSSLRPEQTTQITEEINTLSTTTLGPYETTLNTESSTLVPEQTTLTQLATVEPNSELNTVENTELPDATLESTTLSVVASSSLQPEQTTQTTEEINILSTTTFGPHETTLNTESSTMVPEQTTFTQLPTAEPNSEPNTPSTVENTELPDTTLVSSTTTFTPFTMQTVEPSNQTEHEVVSTEQNTDSTSIDIGTEQSTFDNTESTTGFSTTTGGNATHMAECPIGQLEGDQIALVCPTGFRRHPKYCNLFYQCTSSDGQQDFKILVLSCPQGTIFDDKKIQCLAEGETVQTCTGQIAQSSLYRMLDINALPPVHVPTKRSLCPYEGSHEIEPTECSEQFLKCQRNHRKMEGFLYQCPEGFAYWQITRQCERTAKLLHCAGYKMERSKWQIPIETTNVSYRRRKELSLPL
- the LOC136416871 gene encoding filaggrin-2-like isoform X5 is translated as MQLMGVSLIGLLAVGCIFGEAAYDNDFRFFDYDYLLEPNVRNSRQVGQDNSYSCSSEGIFHDNANCRRFYRCVPNGNRGYIPYAFECSVGTVYDPTIAACNYPYASSREECGGNDVEPPRPIQTFSTTMEPIISSSSSYWSSSTSSFESSDASTVASAPNRCTSAGFRQDSVNCRKFYRCIDNGLQGYTQYEFTCAPGTIFDPSAITCNYPWAVQRIDCTQEADGAGSSSSSQSQQTGSISNQNQQTGSGGTTSGQNQNNNQSWQTGTAGQSNQENQQSGSTGQTQQVGSNQSGQAGTDQSNSSQSQQNQNQQTGSQQTTGGMNQLSGSSGNQSTTERPGQIVNNQCALSGFVGDSENCKKFYRCVENGQGGYIKYDFTCVDGTVWDDGLQTCNYAHSVRGRCYSAQTGITSPTGSNQGGTMQTQEGWNQQGSQQQTGSGSNHQQSGTQGGGSNSGTSQNQGGWNQQGSQQQTGSGSNQQQSGTQGGGSNSGTSQNQGEWNQQGSQQQTGPNQQQSGNQGGSSNAGTSQNQGGWNQQGSQQQTGSGSNQQQSGTQGSGSNSGTSQNQGGWNQQGSQQQTGSGSNQQQSGTQGSGSNSGTSQNQGGWNQQGPQQQTGPNQQPSGNQEGSLNSGTSQNQGGWNQQGSQQQTGSGSNQQQSGTTPGNQGSTTTGSTSQNQGGWNQQGAQQPTGGSTGSQGTTSITSPAGSATQGQLTNNLCSQEGFIGDNQNCQKFYRCVENGQGGYIKYEYLCGNGTVWNQSILSCNHAFLASGNCYQSASPDNIQPTQTGTSNQPSNPNQPTYPNGPSQATGPAQPNEPYQPETASQPTYPNKPSQPIGPSQPNLPSGPTQQPGSPTGQPTRPTTERPGQLINDLCASSGFVGDQRNCKKFYRCVDNGRGGFTKYDYNCGDATVWDQDTQTCNYPYAVRGSCYSAQPGIVNPGQEESRPSGPSQPSNFNQPTTPNPTNVSNQTSGPQQPTGITQEPDPNQSRPNEPYPNQPSGTGTSSVTQPTGQNTSSVDRPCNCKNQTNTEQVYPGEIVNNQCVKEGYVEDEKNCAKFYRCVNSGQVLTKYEYTCGTGTVWDQSIFSCNHPSAVGGRCSQMSPQAPEGPGSIDQLPPALNETSPTSSGSCTQDGYLGHEQNCSKFYRCVANGRGGYIQHEFSCGPGTVWDQQRLTCNHPWEVEGVCRSQEPSLVGTTLPGSEITTTTTGYPIKEESSGTARPTASWSTSTPLSETESTTEVADSGTTTTLITESTETDHTSPVTVESTTADQSFTERESTTISTENSSVPESSTLSVVESSSLRPEQTTQITEEINTLSTTTLGPYETTLNTESSTLVPEQTTLTQLATVEPNSELNTVENTELPDATLESTTLSVVASSSLQPEQTTQTTEEINILSTTTFGPHETTLNTESSTMVPEQTTFTQLPTAEPNSEPNTPSTVENTELPDTTLVSSTTTFTPFTMQTVEPSNQTEHEVVSTEQNTDSTSIDIGTEQSTFDNTESTTGFSTTTGGNATHMAECPIGQLEGDQIALVCPTGFRRHPKYCNLFYQCTSSDGQQDFKILVLSCPQGTIFDDKKIQCLAEGETVQTCTGQIAQSSLYRMLDINALPPVHVPTKRSLCPYEGSHEIEPTECSEQFLKCQRNHRKMEGFLYQCPEGFAYWQITRQCERTAKLLHCAGYKMERSKWQIPIETTNVSYRRRKELSLPL
- the LOC136416871 gene encoding hornerin-like isoform X9 is translated as MQLMGVSLIGLLAVGCIFGEAAYDNDFRFFDYDYLLEPNVRNSRQVGQDNSYSCSSEGIFHDNANCRRFYRCVPNGNRGYIPYAFECSVGTVYDPTIAACNYPYASSREECGGNDVEPPRPIQTFSTTMEPIISSSSSYWSSSTSSFESSDASTVASAPNRCTSAGFRQDSVNCRKFYRCIDNGLQGYTQYEFTCAPGTIFDPSAITCNYPWAVQRIDCTQEADGAGSSSSSQSQQTGSISNQNQQTGSGGTTSGQNQNNNQSWQTGTAGQSNQENQQSGSTGQTQQVGSNQSGQAGTDQSNSSQSQQNQNQQTGSQQTTGGMNQLSGSSGNQSTTERPGQIVNNQCALSGFVGDSENCKKFYRCVENGQGGYIKYDFTCVDGTVWDDGLQTCNYAHSVRGRCYSAQTGITSPTGSNQGGTMQTQEGWNQQGSQQQTGSGSNHQQSGTQGGGSNSGTSQNQGGWNQQGSQQQTGSGSNQQQSGTQGGGSNSGTSQNQAGWNQQGSQHQTGSGSNQQQSGTQGGGSNSGTSQNQGEWNQQGSQQQTGPNQQQSGNQGGSSNAGTSQNQGGWNQQGSQQQTGSGSNQQQSGTTPGNQGSTTTGSTSQNQGGWNQQGAQQPTGGSTGSQGTTSITSPAGSATQGQLTNNLCSQEGFIGDNQNCQKFYRCVENGQGGYIKYEYLCGNGTVWNQSILSCNHAFLASGNCYQSASPDNIQPTQTGTSNQPSNPNQPTYPNGPSQATGPAQPNEPYQPETASQPTYPNKPSQPIGPSQPNLPSGPTQQPGSPTGQPTRPTTERPGQLINDLCASSGFVGDQRNCKKFYRCVDNGRGGFTKYDYNCGDATVWDQDTQTCNYPYAVRGSCYSAQPGIVNPGQEESRPSGPSQPSNFNQPTTPNPTNVSNQTSGPQQPTGITQEPDPNQSRPNEPYPNQPSGTGTSSVTQPTGQNTSSVDRPCNCKNQTNTEQVYPGEIVNNQCVKEGYVEDEKNCAKFYRCVNSGQVLTKYEYTCGTGTVWDQSIFSCNHPSAVGGRCSQMSPQAPEGPGSIDQLPPALNETSPTSSGSCTQDGYLGHEQNCSKFYRCVANGRGGYIQHEFSCGPGTVWDQQRLTCNHPWEVEGVCRSQEPSLVGTTLPGSEITTTTTGYPIKEESSGTARPTASWSTSTPLSETESTTEVADSGTTTTLITESTETDHTSPVTVESTTADQSFTERESTTISTENSSVPESSTLSVVESSSLRPEQTTQITEEINTLSTTTLGPYETTLNTESSTLVPEQTTLTQLATVEPNSELNTVENTELPDATLESTTLSVVASSSLQPEQTTQTTEEINILSTTTFGPHETTLNTESSTMVPEQTTFTQLPTAEPNSEPNTPSTVENTELPDTTLVSSTTTFTPFTMQTVEPSNQTEHEVVSTEQNTDSTSIDIGTEQSTFDNTESTTGFSTTTGGNATHMAECPIGQLEGDQIALVCPTGFRRHPKYCNLFYQCTSSDGQQDFKILVLSCPQGTIFDDKKIQCLAEGETVQTCTGQIAQSSLYRMLDINALPPVHVPTKRSLCPYEGSHEIEPTECSEQFLKCQRNHRKMEGFLYQCPEGFAYWQITRQCERTAKLLHCAGYKMERSKWQIPIETTNVSYRRRKELSLPL